The window atatcACACTCGCTCCTCAAATGCAGAGGAGGGAAAAAATCGAAccccctcaaaataatcagaactTAGAGGCAATTTGCaccatgaacatgattaagtttgaggagtaatgatttctaaattaaaatatcttaagagttaattttttgtgttttcaaaataatatccTAATGtaactaatatgatggttgttctcaaagatgaaggaatgggcCATTGTAGTCTTACAACGAAAAAAAATcaccatgaacacaacatttatcgatTTCCTtagtattatatgcatatcatgttgcattaaaattctgaaaATCATGATAATCGGTTGACTATATattgaataaagaattgaaactgatttgttctgcttattctgttttatttaaaacaagtacaataatttttagtcttcatcgcagaatgatatgatCCTTCTCCATGGACACGAACTTGTGACCTGAATGTGAATTGACATTATAACTATGATATTGTTATTAAGAATTCTAACTGTAAAATGTTCAAATAAACTCTCACTcacaaaaaataatgtcagtGGGCGcctattttgtaattatttacccctaaaaagaaattaaaagtgttACTCCACATGAcacagggttatcacatttatcatatcATAACATAGATGTTATGTACCTGCAAAGTTTTCTATTTAGTCATCcataacagagaaaatgtcaacatctattgaTTTgtacccaaatatatcttactacaattttttataaatatatatttttacaaaataggattaattttcattatcggtgtactgtagttaacatgtcatttattatactaacTCGAATCATAGTAAcgcataaaaaaacaaacaaaaaaacaaaacaaacaacaacaaccccaaaacaacacacaaaaaaccctcagaacaaacaaacacccccccccccaccccccacccccccccccccccccccccaccccaccctaatgtaaatttaattttaaaatatacatgctttacgCTCGGTAAATTATGattactgagttgaaattaaatcggtgtatGTTTCTTTCAGGTGCCTGTCAACCGATCACATGCACTAGAAATCCGACTCTACCAAGGTCAATGTCCTTGGCTTTAAATCACgtggcagtatcgtgaaacagaaagtagaaacGTCTGTGAGTACGTCGCTATGCtattaacgaaaacaaaatctgctttactaaattagttttttgttggtgtacgcgtttactgtgatatcaacatgtataaacattatacacatcatagaattattcgatcattacctgcattgtacgaaattaagccaaacaaaaccgacgagatcttaataagtgaactcctagctgattggctcagtgtaaagataaGCAACCTATCGTGTTTcagtttataaaatgtattctaggaagttcattgtgaacagaatggaaaggtTTGTGGTGTTGTGGATTggttcaataaacaattaaaatggcagagTAAAAAACAAACGAATACAAGCGTGATTTGTTTAATGTAGGGGCGCGTTATTTCGCGCccgtcagattgagttgacggGGGTTCACGGGCGTGATAGGATTCGCGCCCGTCAAAAACTGATGCCTGGTGttacatatgtatacatgtcGATCgttatgatggtgatggtcttgtgatgatgatgatgttcagTGGGGGATCCACAAAATCCATTTGAGGGAGGGGCAATGACATGTGGTCTCAGGCTACAAACGTTCTCGAAGTGATTCCTCGGATTTCCAGCGtaacccgccccccccccccccaaatctgtgtgtgtgtgtgtgtgtgagagagagagagagagagagagagagagagagagagagagagagagagagagagagagagagttacaTTAGGTTTGTAGCCGATCGTTCAGCGTCTCCAGCAACCTGCACGCACACCTGAAGACTCACGCCTGATTGACGACGTTCAGTTGTTCCACCAGCTCGAGGGTGCTGTACTCCAAGCAGGAGCTCGACCAACACGTAAGAGAGGCATATTCGTCCATCTCAATGATTCCTTGTTCACAGTGCGACAAGCTGTTCACTGACAAAGATCATCTGAAGGAACACACGTTCGTGCACACTAAACTTAAACCGTTTTCCTGCTCGCAGTGCGAGAAATCCTTCGCCAGACTTCATAGTCTACAGCAGCACGAGTCTCTTCATTCCACGGAGAAATCTCACCACTGCCAGAAATGTAATGCCTATTTCCACAAGCAAGCAGATCTGCAGAAGCATATGCGTAGTCACAGGAACGACTCCTCTCCATGGTGTGAACAATGGGACATGTCTTTTCCAACGTCTAAGGATCTTCATGAACATTCCTGTAGTGTCCACGCAAAAGATGGTGATTTCAAATGCAGTCACTGCAGTAAGCAGTTCAGGCGCAGGGTAGACTTTGATGTGCACACGAGAACGCACACGGGACTGAAGTTGTTCAAATATAACATCTGTAACAGAGGATTCTGTGGGAAAAGTGGTCTCAGAAAACACACCCTGGGAAAACACACTGTGCGTACATCAAACTGATTGGAAGATGAAGACTATGAAGAAgcaaagaacaacaacaacaacaaaaacctccACGACGAAACACACTATGTGTACATTAAACTGACctattataataacaatgataatgacaacaaaaacaacaaaaacctccACGACGAAACACACTATGTGTACATTAAACTGACCTATcataataacaatgataataacaacaaaaacaacaaaaacctccACGACGAAACGCACTATGTGTACATTAAACTGACctgttataataacaataataataacaacaccaacaacaacaaatctacCATGACGAAACACACTATGTGTACATTAAACTGacctgttataataataatgataataacaacaccaacaataaAAGCCCATttgatgattgattaattaattctgagtgaatcaggggtgggaagggtcccggaaattcttgaaatcctatgttaaaatctgtgccatctgacacattttggaggcaaggacgattaaaatgcgaggtaacgcaatgttccatgagaggaaaacagctgatccgagaattcccacccctgtgaATAGCATACTTTTAAGCAGCAGTGGATCCAAACACCTAGCTGTGATTCATCGCTGTGATGCGATTTTGAATGTGATAACTGTTGTTGTATCATCCAGATTTACATAGTAGTGGTAAAACTACCGTTTTTGGCGCAGTTTGGCCCATCCACTTAACATGGGGGAGGTGTCACCCTCTCAGCGTCACCCTCCCAAAAGGGGACGGTGATGTTACAGCCCAGATGAATTTTGATTGGCTCACTAATGGCGATTTTAAAAAATGGGGAAATCCCATACCGCGCCAACTAACCAGGAAATACACTaacatcccccaccccccacccccgtccaTACTGTGCACCAAGTAAAGTGTAAACAATAAGAAACCATTCCATAAACACTAAGTTCAAGACATGTATTAACATAAAAGATGACTATTACGctattaataaataacataagacaaaaatacatttccattatttatttccCCATGTTCATCACGAGTGGATCACAGGTCATGGGGGTCCTGCGCCCAGCCTTACAGTATATTGATCTAACTCTATGCATGCttctatataattattgtagCATTTACAAGTGTTCAACGTCAGATACCTTCACCCAAGAATTAAATTTCTTGGGCCAGGTCAACCACTTGACATAGTGTTCTTTGTTCGGTCCACGTCCTCTTGTCTTTAGAATCTTCTCGACTTTCCAGAGATTGTCTTCTTTCACATCAATCTGTTGGAGTTCAGGCTGGTAGAAGGTTCCCAAGATTTCATCACCATCGTAGTGTTTCACTCGATACAGAGGTAGTCCACTGCATAATAGGGTGTGGCTAATGGTGAAGATTTCTCCTGTCCACTTCTCGTCATATTCCCGAGTGAATACATTCCTCAGATGAGTCAGTCTTACTTTATCTCCAACCTTGAATTGGAAGtgcttcttctttgttttcactTCTTCCTTGGGTCAATACATTTACCACCAAATGTTGGTTTCTTTCTCAGCAGTGACTTTGTCTGGAGCCATACCGATTGTCCTGTGATAGGTGGAGTTATAGCTGTTGGCAAAAGTCTGCAGACGATCGATGTACTCATAGGTGGCTTTTAAAACTCTTTCTGCCACAGCCGCTTTGGTTTCATTGTTGGTAAGTAGATGCTGGATGTTCCTTTGTTTAAGAAGTCTCTGAACCTCTCGAGCTCTGAACTCTTGACCTCGATCCGTGCGAATTCGTTTCGGTTGTCTCCCCTCTTGAAATACATCTTCCAAAGCTCTAGACACTGTCAGGCCTTTCTTATCTCTCAGTGGTCTCAACCATAGGTATTTGGAGAACACG of the Gigantopelta aegis isolate Gae_Host chromosome 12, Gae_host_genome, whole genome shotgun sequence genome contains:
- the LOC121385861 gene encoding gastrula zinc finger protein XlCGF7.1-like, encoding MVRKTKWEPCLFNSTLEQVGTTETSFNQGVESSGLCVQVAGDAERSATNLTAIGFDSTVCSSVNSQLARLSQNPFHKIHTSRVLYSKQELDQHVREAYSSISMIPCSQCDKLFTDKDHLKEHTFVHTKLKPFSCSQCEKSFARLHSLQQHESLHSTEKSHHCQKCNAYFHKQADLQKHMRSHRNDSSPWCEQWDMSFPTSKDLHEHSCSVHAKDGDFKCSHCSKQFRRRVDFDVHTRTHTGLKLFKYNICNRGFCGKSGLRKHTLGKHTVRTSN